The genomic DNA CGCTCTCGTCTCTGAGTTCGACCGGATGGGCGAGATTTATGACGCCTACGTGCGGCCCTTTTCGACCCCGATCATGAATGCTGCTGTCGAGGAGCTCTCGGCCTGGATTAAGCCGGACTTTCGACTTCTCGACGCAGGCTGTGGCGCGGGACGCGAACTATGCCGCTTGTCGCGCATGGTGCCTGAGGGCGAAGCTGTGGGCATTGATCTGGCCGCAGGAATGGTCAACGCGGCCCATGCCTCGGCCCGCGCTAAAGCATTTGATAATACGTCGTTTTTCCAGTCTGATGTGGGCGATCTGCCCGAGGTTTTCACTGAGCAATTCGATCTCGTCTATTCCTGCCTTGCCCATCACCACTATCCCGACCCGCCTGCCGCCACGCGCGAGATTTTTCGCGCCCTTCGCCCGGGTGGCTACTACACAGTGATCGACGCAGGCCCTGAATGGTTCGTAAAACGCTCCTCCGGCCTCGCACTCTGGGCTGATCCGGGCTGGATCGGGTTCCACACGCCCGAACAGTTCATGGCGCTGTTTGAGGCAGCAGGGTTTGAAAACACCGGTTGGATCGACCTTGTACCC from Ruegeria sp. HKCCD4315 includes the following:
- a CDS encoding class I SAM-dependent methyltransferase, which translates into the protein MSAPGGILAEGVLVQAMHLYSALVMRPYEHGRNAGLVERTTMGTLPQPLDRNGLGPHFSRKYPKPVLLGRATENDALVSEFDRMGEIYDAYVRPFSTPIMNAAVEELSAWIKPDFRLLDAGCGAGRELCRLSRMVPEGEAVGIDLAAGMVNAAHASARAKAFDNTSFFQSDVGDLPEVFTEQFDLVYSCLAHHHYPDPPAATREIFRALRPGGYYTVIDAGPEWFVKRSSGLALWADPGWIGFHTPEQFMALFEAAGFENTGWIDLVPGFGIACAQRPL